The proteins below come from a single Juglans regia cultivar Chandler chromosome 12, Walnut 2.0, whole genome shotgun sequence genomic window:
- the LOC109010408 gene encoding dof zinc finger protein DOF2.5-like, with the protein MDRTAQWPKEESFEKPMEGIMINTRTSLLSAEKRAIRSPQAHLNCRRCNSTNTKFCYYNNYSLTQPRYLCKTCKRYWTEGGSIRNVPVGGCSRKNKKSAAASRSTSSKTPDFNPVLSLPQFSSQNLKAKEAQVLNLAFPTIDKKYHGWSQGNSSSSASSAPLSAFELLRTGIASRGLNTYIPSPMLDTSALYYSSAGFHLQELKTTPGFSVDGLGSTGYEIQENSAKLLFPFGESKQISSTNEVEPRKGQAGISTGNWSHAMLNGGYW; encoded by the exons ATGGATCGTACTGCTCAATGGCCAAAG GAAGAAAGCTTTGAAAAACCCATGGAAGGGATCATGATCAACACACGTACAAGTCTTTTGTCTGCAGAGAAAAGGGCAATAAGATCACCTCAGGCGCACTTGAATTGTCGGAGGTGCAACTCAACCAACACCAAGTTCTGTTACTATAACAACTACAGCCTCACTCAACCAAGATACTTATGCAAGACTTGTAAAAGATACTGGACTGAAGGTGGATCTATCAGGAACGTTCCTGTTGGCGGGTGTTCAAGGAAGAACAAGAAATCTGCAGCAGCTTCTCGATCTACTTCATCAAAGACTCCTGATTTTAATCCGGTACTTAGCCTCCcacaattttcatctcaaaaccTTAAGGCCAAGGAAGCCCAAGTTCTTAATCTGGCTTTCCCAACTATTGACAAAAAATATCATGGTTGGTCCCAAGGAAACTCTAGTAGTTCTGCTTCCTCTGCTCCTCTTTCAGCTTTTGAGCTGCTAAGGACTGGAATTGCTTCAAGGGGTTTGAATACTTATATTCCATCACCTATGCTGGATACAAGTGCGTTGTACTACTCATCTGCAGGCTTCCATTTACAAGAACTCAAAACAACCCCAGGTTTCTCTGTTGATGGTCTTGGAAGTACTGGGTATGAAATTCAAGAGAATAGTGCAAAGCTTTTGTTTCCTTTCGGAGAATCAAAGCAGATTTCAAGCACAAATGAAGTGGAACCGAGGAAGGGACAAGCTGGGATTTCGACTGGAAATTGGAGTCATGCAATGTTAAACGGAGGATATTGGTAA
- the LOC109010376 gene encoding ORM1-like protein 2, which translates to MASLYVTAVQPTDLNRNTEWFMYPGVWTTYILILFFSWLLVLSIFGCAPGMAWTIVNLAHFAVTYHFFHWKKGTPFAEDQGIYNRLTWWEQIDDGKQLTRNRKFLTVVPVVLYLIASHTTDYQHPMLFFNTLAVIVLVIAKFPNMHKVRIFGINADK; encoded by the exons ATGGCGAGTCTGTACGTGACGGCGGTGCAGCCGACGGATCTGAATAGGAACACAGAGTGGTTCATGTACCCAGGGGTATGGACCACCTACATCcttattcttttcttctcttggCTGCTTGTCCTCTCTATCTTTGGCTGCGCTCCTGGGATGGCCTGGACCATTGTTAATCTCGCCCACTTTGCT GTTACTTATCACTTCTTCCACTGGAAGAAAGGAACTCCATTTGCTGAAGACCAGGGTATCTACAATAGGTTGACTTGGTGGGAGCAAATAGATGATGGAAAGCAGCTCACGCGCAACAGAAAGTTCTTAACTGTTGTCCCTGTTGTGCT GTACTTGATAGCCTCACACACGACTGACTACCAGCACCCTATGCTCTTCTTTAATACCCTGGCAGTGATCGTCCTGGTTATTGCCAAGTTCCCCAATATGCACAAGGTCCGGATTTTTGGAATCAATGCAGATAAGTGA